Proteins found in one Halobaculum sp. MBLA0147 genomic segment:
- a CDS encoding SDR family NAD(P)-dependent oxidoreductase has translation MSTSDEDGERRVESGAPERTDGGAAQWTGLLAGKTAVVTGGASGIGREIAIQFARHGADTVLADVRRTPRGGGTPTDEVIERETDAEATYVECDVAAPDEVAAVIETAAADGLDVLVNNAAVARLDDYDADREIVDRFFDVNVKGCLYAARTAAAEMDTGCILNVSSVEALAGTGPRPVYGATRGALRQLTFALADRLGPEIRVNSILPGLIDTELVREDVPILGDDEALAALEAATPLSRYGDPREIADPAVFLASDLASFVTGAELVADGGLTYTQ, from the coding sequence GTGTCGACTAGTGACGAGGACGGGGAGAGGAGAGTGGAATCGGGCGCGCCAGAGCGCACGGACGGAGGAGCGGCGCAGTGGACCGGCCTCCTGGCGGGGAAGACGGCAGTCGTCACCGGTGGTGCCAGTGGCATCGGTCGCGAGATCGCGATCCAGTTCGCCCGCCACGGCGCAGACACGGTGCTGGCGGACGTGCGTCGGACGCCACGTGGCGGCGGGACGCCCACCGACGAGGTGATCGAGCGCGAGACGGACGCCGAGGCGACCTACGTCGAGTGTGACGTGGCAGCGCCGGACGAGGTCGCCGCGGTGATCGAGACCGCAGCCGCCGACGGGTTGGACGTGCTCGTCAACAACGCCGCCGTCGCTCGACTGGACGACTACGACGCGGACCGCGAGATCGTCGACCGGTTCTTCGACGTGAACGTGAAGGGGTGTCTCTACGCGGCGCGGACGGCCGCCGCGGAGATGGACACCGGGTGTATCCTCAACGTCTCCAGCGTCGAGGCTCTGGCCGGGACCGGACCGCGACCCGTCTACGGGGCGACCCGCGGCGCGTTGCGACAGCTCACGTTCGCGCTCGCGGATCGACTCGGGCCGGAGATCCGCGTCAACTCGATCCTCCCGGGGCTGATCGACACGGAGCTCGTCCGCGAGGACGTGCCGATCCTCGGCGACGACGAGGCACTGGCGGCCCTGGAGGCGGCGACGCCGCTGTCGCGGTACGGCGACCCCCGCGAGATCGCCGATCCCGCGGTGTTCCTCGCCAGCGACCTCGCCTCGTTCGTGACGGGGGCAGAACTGGTCGCCGACGGCGGACTGACCTACACCCAGTGA
- a CDS encoding twin-arginine translocation signal domain-containing protein: MSDGDDHTNRRNVLKAVGVGAASGAGLASAASAVSPDAVEGPAVDGEVVAERESTEPDRVVADLSAVAQSCSDCTTEYKCDSPACADYDQSLYERECCQCGGGDICGEWQLTSRCCF; encoded by the coding sequence ATGTCCGACGGAGACGATCACACGAACAGACGGAACGTGCTGAAGGCAGTCGGCGTCGGGGCGGCCAGCGGCGCGGGGCTCGCGAGCGCCGCGAGCGCGGTCTCCCCCGACGCGGTCGAAGGTCCGGCGGTGGACGGCGAGGTCGTCGCCGAGCGGGAGTCGACCGAGCCCGACCGCGTGGTCGCCGACCTCTCGGCGGTCGCCCAGAGCTGTTCGGACTGTACGACGGAGTACAAGTGCGACTCGCCGGCCTGTGCGGACTACGACCAGTCGCTGTACGAGCGCGAGTGTTGCCAGTGTGGCGGCGGCGACATCTGTGGCGAGTGGCAGTTGACGAGTCGCTGCTGCTTCTGA
- a CDS encoding ATP-binding cassette domain-containing protein has product MTDDDRCRRTTGRDSEPLLSVDGLTKRYETDDGSVTAVDDVSFAVESGSVVGLLGPNGAGKTTTIKCCLGLVEPTAGRIRIGGVDPTRASRATYRHAGAVLEGARNVYWRLTVRENLRFFTGLQGLHPDDRRERHEGLLETLGLSTKADTVANTLSRGMQQKLSIACTLARDTPLVFLDEPTLGLDVSAARDLCAELSRLAAEEDRAVVVSSHDMDVVRRLCDRVVVFDGGRVVVDRPVDSLLRLFRRQAYRIRLASAGTAESALSAFETEWSADTVEVTVEEPDAVYDLVAALERAGATIESMESIEPDLETVFLELTAGDGTGGGDAASTTRATDDETTVPVASGRSR; this is encoded by the coding sequence GTGACCGACGACGACAGGTGTCGACGAACGACCGGAAGAGACAGTGAACCGCTCCTCTCTGTCGACGGCCTGACGAAGCGGTACGAGACCGACGACGGCAGCGTCACCGCGGTCGACGACGTCTCGTTCGCCGTCGAGTCGGGGTCGGTCGTCGGCCTGCTCGGGCCGAACGGTGCCGGGAAGACGACGACGATCAAGTGTTGTCTCGGGTTGGTGGAGCCGACGGCCGGGCGGATTCGAATCGGTGGCGTGGACCCGACCCGAGCGTCGCGAGCGACGTACCGGCACGCCGGCGCCGTCTTGGAGGGGGCACGGAACGTCTACTGGCGGCTCACCGTCCGCGAGAACCTCCGGTTCTTCACGGGACTCCAGGGACTCCACCCGGACGACAGACGGGAGCGTCACGAAGGCCTGTTGGAGACGCTCGGCCTGTCGACGAAGGCGGACACCGTCGCGAACACGCTGTCGAGGGGGATGCAACAGAAGCTGAGCATCGCCTGCACACTCGCCCGCGACACACCGCTCGTGTTCCTGGACGAACCGACGCTCGGACTCGACGTGTCGGCGGCGCGTGATCTCTGTGCGGAGTTGTCCAGACTCGCCGCCGAGGAGGACCGTGCCGTGGTCGTCTCCAGCCACGACATGGACGTCGTCCGGCGACTGTGTGATCGCGTGGTCGTCTTCGACGGTGGACGTGTCGTCGTCGACCGACCGGTCGACTCGCTGTTGCGACTGTTCCGTCGACAGGCGTACCGCATCCGACTCGCGTCGGCTGGCACCGCCGAGTCGGCGCTCTCGGCGTTCGAGACCGAGTGGTCGGCGGACACGGTCGAGGTGACGGTCGAGGAACCGGACGCGGTGTACGACCTCGTCGCAGCGCTGGAGCGTGCCGGTGCGACGATCGAGTCGATGGAGTCGATCGAACCGGACCTCGAGACGGTCTTCCTCGAACTGACGGCGGGGGACGGCACGGGAGGCGGAGACGCCGCGTCGACGACTCGGGCGACCGACGACGAGACGACCGTGCCCGTCGCGAGTGGGAGGTCCCGATGA
- a CDS encoding CheF family chemotaxis protein, with translation MSESVVADFPGRFYSHQVGGEPPNGRILLNKTQLVLVADDFKENIPVSNIFDVQVGEVPDELRMYFNDTVTVAYEADDTRRFVAIEGDDKHIERFSTVLFKVLLNGTPTLVRHPARRGGRVTDEDPVTATLDLQWEVIGFESSGGARVEIDLDDVIGVDRSKRDIGAGSHPVVDFRHLTDGEAITTEAGIKSPRKTNLLGRYVRMRYSDIEEELADTTITDEEEEILVALYTAPGVSLSNVVDFNPQRLTMVLRGLREKGLIADTKEETTLTMKGKVVAGNRIEQVNT, from the coding sequence ATGAGCGAGTCGGTCGTCGCCGATTTTCCCGGCCGGTTCTACAGCCACCAGGTCGGTGGCGAGCCGCCGAACGGGCGGATCTTGTTGAACAAGACGCAGCTCGTCCTCGTCGCGGACGACTTCAAGGAGAACATCCCCGTCTCGAACATCTTCGACGTGCAGGTCGGCGAGGTGCCGGACGAACTCCGGATGTACTTCAACGACACCGTCACCGTCGCCTACGAGGCCGACGACACCCGCCGGTTCGTCGCCATCGAGGGCGACGACAAGCACATCGAGCGGTTCTCGACGGTGTTGTTCAAGGTGCTGTTGAACGGGACACCGACACTGGTCCGGCACCCGGCGCGCCGCGGTGGTCGCGTGACGGACGAGGACCCGGTGACGGCGACGCTGGATCTCCAGTGGGAGGTGATCGGCTTCGAGTCGAGCGGTGGCGCACGCGTCGAGATCGACCTCGACGACGTGATCGGCGTCGACCGCTCGAAACGCGACATCGGCGCCGGTTCCCACCCGGTCGTCGACTTCCGCCACCTCACCGACGGGGAGGCGATCACCACGGAGGCCGGCATCAAGTCCCCGCGGAAGACGAACCTGCTGGGGCGGTACGTCCGGATGCGCTACTCCGACATCGAGGAGGAGTTGGCCGACACGACGATCACCGACGAGGAAGAGGAGATTCTCGTCGCCCTGTACACCGCGCCGGGTGTCTCGCTGTCGAACGTCGTCGACTTCAACCCACAGCGGCTCACGATGGTGTTGCGCGGGCTCCGCGAGAAGGGCCTGATCGCCGACACCAAAGAGGAGACCACCCTGACGATGAAGGGGAAGGTCGTCGCCGGCAACCGGATCGAACAGGTGAACACCTGA
- a CDS encoding ABC transporter permease, translating into MSLAETYAMVHVVFEKEVALLRRYWLNTLSNVATTYVMFLLLFLGGQSVAPATLDDSLAGVIVGFFVWSLSWSAFQGPAQTITREASWGTLEQLYASPLPFRTVLSAEVFAGLLVNTITSGLLLLAMMVTTGRYLTLDLLTVVPLTVATVVPVVGLGLAAGGLALLYKRISQLFLLVQFCFLVAVAIRGRGLVRLLPLNLGTALLTRTMADGEPLSAMPVAELGLLVGKAVGFLVVGGVVFGYCLRVARRRGVLGHY; encoded by the coding sequence ATGAGTCTCGCGGAGACGTACGCGATGGTGCACGTCGTCTTCGAGAAGGAGGTGGCACTCTTGCGACGGTACTGGTTGAACACGCTGTCGAACGTGGCGACGACGTACGTGATGTTCCTGTTGTTGTTCCTCGGCGGACAGTCCGTGGCACCCGCGACCCTCGACGACAGCCTCGCAGGCGTCATCGTCGGCTTCTTCGTCTGGTCGCTCTCGTGGAGTGCCTTCCAGGGGCCGGCACAGACGATCACGAGAGAGGCGAGTTGGGGGACGCTAGAGCAGTTGTACGCGAGTCCACTCCCGTTCCGGACGGTGTTGTCGGCCGAGGTGTTCGCCGGCCTCCTGGTGAACACGATCACGAGCGGACTCCTGTTGCTCGCGATGATGGTGACGACCGGACGGTATCTGACGCTGGACCTCCTCACGGTCGTCCCACTGACCGTCGCGACGGTCGTGCCCGTCGTCGGATTGGGTCTCGCCGCCGGCGGCCTCGCACTGCTGTACAAGCGGATCAGCCAGTTGTTCCTGCTCGTCCAGTTCTGCTTCCTCGTCGCAGTCGCGATCCGTGGCCGCGGGCTCGTTCGACTGCTCCCGCTGAACCTCGGAACGGCCCTCCTCACGCGAACGATGGCGGACGGGGAGCCACTGTCGGCGATGCCGGTCGCCGAACTGGGACTGCTCGTCGGGAAGGCGGTCGGGTTCCTCGTCGTCGGAGGTGTCGTGTTCGGGTACTGCCTCCGTGTCGCGCGCCGACGTGGCGTCCTGGGACACTACTGA
- the mdh gene encoding malate dehydrogenase — protein MTKVSIVGAAGTVGAAAGYNLALRDVVDELVFVDIPDKEDETVGQAADTNHGVAYDSNTTVRQGTYADTAGSDVVVITAGIPRQPGQTRIDLAGDNAPIMEDIGASLREHNDDFVSITTSNPVDLLNRHLYETGERAREKVIGFGGRLDSARFRYVLSERFDVPVQNVEATILGEHGDAQAPVFSKVRVDGADPTFDADEREEILSDLQQSAMDVIERKGATQWGPATGVAHMVEAVLRDTGEVLPGSIPLDGEYGYEDTAVGVPLKLGSDGVEEVVEWDLADYETELLDDAAEKLADQYDQMTDAAE, from the coding sequence ATGACGAAAGTGAGCATCGTCGGCGCGGCGGGCACCGTGGGCGCCGCGGCCGGCTACAACCTGGCGCTGCGCGACGTAGTGGACGAACTGGTCTTCGTGGACATTCCCGACAAGGAAGACGAGACGGTCGGGCAGGCGGCCGACACCAACCACGGCGTCGCGTACGACTCGAACACGACGGTCCGGCAGGGGACGTACGCCGACACCGCCGGCTCGGACGTGGTCGTGATCACGGCGGGGATCCCGCGCCAGCCCGGCCAGACGCGGATCGATCTGGCGGGCGACAACGCGCCGATCATGGAGGACATCGGCGCGTCGCTGCGCGAGCACAACGACGACTTCGTGTCGATCACCACCTCGAACCCGGTGGACCTGCTCAACCGCCACCTCTACGAGACGGGTGAGCGAGCCCGCGAGAAGGTGATCGGCTTCGGCGGGCGACTCGACTCCGCCCGCTTCCGGTACGTACTGTCCGAGCGGTTCGACGTGCCCGTCCAGAACGTCGAGGCGACGATCCTCGGCGAGCACGGCGACGCGCAGGCGCCCGTCTTCTCGAAGGTGCGCGTCGACGGGGCGGACCCGACGTTCGACGCCGACGAGCGCGAGGAGATCCTGAGCGACCTCCAGCAGTCCGCGATGGACGTGATCGAGCGGAAGGGCGCCACGCAGTGGGGCCCGGCGACGGGTGTCGCCCACATGGTCGAGGCCGTCCTGCGGGACACGGGCGAGGTGTTGCCTGGCTCGATCCCGCTCGACGGGGAGTACGGCTACGAGGACACCGCCGTCGGCGTCCCGCTGAAGCTGGGTAGCGACGGCGTCGAGGAGGTCGTCGAGTGGGACCTCGCCGACTACGAGACGGAGCTGTTGGACGACGCCGCCGAGAAGCTCGCCGACCAGTACGACCAGATGACCGACGCCGCGGAGTAG
- a CDS encoding CBS domain-containing protein, with amino-acid sequence MIVADAMTPGADLVTVSLPGGRKDALEYLQEDRFSSVPVVKQTDDGEQYRGLVSREDLIANPTEDQLALLMREVPTVHPDDDVREVARVVRETGARRLPVVDGDDETELVGIVTVTDVISAIAHGEVETDATCGEVAASAVTTVYAGAPLTVAERQLAFAEVPYAVCLDDDCEVAGMLTEVDVLDVARIVEGEEATGDSIADQDDDWKWESVKAIGSRYLPTRNVEIPSEPVSRFMTADVLSVYGAQTVREAAQEMVRNDVEQFPLMDGGDLGGVVRDVHLLEAV; translated from the coding sequence ATGATCGTAGCCGACGCGATGACCCCGGGGGCCGATCTGGTGACGGTCTCGTTGCCGGGCGGCCGCAAAGACGCGCTGGAGTACCTCCAAGAGGACCGATTCTCCTCCGTTCCCGTCGTCAAGCAGACCGACGACGGCGAGCAGTACCGTGGACTCGTCTCGCGCGAGGACCTGATCGCGAACCCCACCGAGGACCAACTCGCCTTACTGATGCGCGAGGTGCCGACGGTTCACCCGGACGACGACGTCCGCGAGGTCGCACGGGTCGTCCGCGAGACGGGTGCCCGCAGACTCCCGGTCGTCGACGGCGACGACGAGACGGAGTTGGTCGGGATCGTCACCGTCACCGACGTGATCTCCGCCATCGCCCACGGCGAGGTGGAGACGGACGCGACCTGTGGCGAGGTGGCGGCCAGCGCGGTCACGACCGTCTACGCGGGGGCGCCGCTGACGGTCGCGGAACGGCAACTCGCCTTCGCGGAGGTGCCGTACGCCGTCTGTCTCGACGACGACTGCGAGGTCGCCGGGATGTTGACCGAAGTCGACGTGTTGGACGTGGCCCGGATCGTCGAGGGGGAGGAGGCGACCGGCGACTCCATCGCCGATCAGGACGACGACTGGAAGTGGGAGAGCGTGAAGGCGATCGGCAGCCGCTACCTGCCGACCCGCAACGTCGAGATCCCCTCGGAGCCGGTGTCGCGGTTCATGACGGCGGACGTGCTCAGCGTCTACGGCGCCCAGACCGTCCGCGAGGCCGCCCAGGAGATGGTCCGCAACGACGTCGAGCAGTTCCCGCTGATGGACGGCGGCGACCTCGGTGGCGTCGTCCGCGACGTGCACCTGCTGGAGGCGGTGTGA
- the glyS gene encoding glycine--tRNA ligase has protein sequence MADRERLAELAKRRGFFFGSVGAYGGVAGFQTYGPQGASLKDNVETAWRDRFTVKEGNHEIEAPTVMPEAVFQASGHLDGFDDMLVRCSECATAHRADHLIEDATEIEEAESMPTDEAETLIADHEIACPECGTPLAGQPVEEFNLMFDTEIGPGTGQSGYLRPETAQGIFVEFPRLKEYARNSLPFGVTQIGPGYRNEISPRGGLERLREFTMAELEQFVHPEDDGPSLEPVADVTLPLYAAPDQADDDGGVRELTVREAVDEGVVASEWIAYYLGVALRWYDRVGVDLDRFRFRQHNPGELAHYASDCWDAEALLGAPADASRGDPQGGDWVEIAGFADRGDYDLSKHAESSDERYTVFREYDEPKTVERTTVDPDMSVLGPEFGGDAGAVAAALETLADRDPDAFDGDEVTVEVDGESVTVDTEVANFGVETVTEAGEHVTPHVMEPSFGVDRTVLTLVDHAVRDDEVDGEERTYLALDPEVAPTTAAVFPLVSNDDRLVALADDVADALRERGLAVAEDDSGSIGRRYRRQDEVGTPFCVTVDRDGVESDGPDTVTLRERDTAAQVRLPVDDVAAEVAALVDAETETTFADLTDRYTVVAAGRLSEAAADAES, from the coding sequence ATGGCCGACCGCGAACGCCTCGCGGAACTCGCGAAGCGACGCGGGTTCTTCTTCGGCTCCGTCGGCGCCTACGGCGGCGTCGCCGGCTTCCAGACGTACGGTCCGCAGGGTGCGAGCCTGAAGGACAACGTCGAGACGGCGTGGCGCGACCGGTTCACCGTCAAGGAGGGGAACCACGAGATCGAGGCTCCGACGGTGATGCCGGAGGCCGTCTTCCAGGCGTCGGGCCACCTCGACGGGTTCGACGACATGCTGGTCCGCTGTAGTGAGTGTGCCACCGCCCACCGCGCGGACCACCTGATCGAGGACGCCACCGAGATCGAGGAGGCCGAGTCGATGCCCACCGACGAGGCGGAGACCCTGATCGCGGACCACGAGATCGCCTGCCCGGAGTGTGGCACGCCGCTGGCGGGCCAGCCGGTCGAGGAGTTCAACCTCATGTTCGACACGGAGATCGGGCCGGGGACCGGCCAGTCCGGCTACCTCCGGCCGGAGACGGCACAGGGGATCTTCGTGGAGTTCCCGCGGCTGAAGGAGTACGCCCGCAACAGCCTCCCGTTCGGCGTCACGCAGATCGGGCCGGGCTACCGCAACGAGATCAGCCCACGTGGCGGGCTCGAACGGCTCCGCGAGTTCACGATGGCGGAGTTGGAACAGTTCGTCCACCCCGAGGACGACGGGCCGTCGCTGGAGCCGGTCGCGGACGTGACGCTCCCACTGTACGCCGCGCCCGATCAGGCGGACGACGACGGCGGCGTTCGCGAACTGACGGTCCGGGAGGCGGTCGACGAGGGTGTCGTCGCCTCCGAGTGGATCGCCTACTACCTCGGCGTGGCGCTGCGGTGGTACGACCGGGTCGGCGTGGATCTCGACCGGTTCCGCTTCCGCCAGCACAACCCCGGCGAACTCGCCCACTACGCCTCCGACTGCTGGGACGCCGAGGCGCTGTTGGGTGCGCCCGCAGACGCCTCGCGCGGTGATCCGCAGGGTGGCGACTGGGTGGAGATCGCCGGCTTCGCGGACCGCGGCGACTACGACCTCTCGAAACACGCCGAGTCGTCCGACGAGCGGTACACCGTGTTCCGCGAGTACGACGAACCGAAGACGGTCGAACGGACGACCGTCGACCCCGACATGTCCGTCCTCGGGCCGGAGTTCGGCGGCGACGCCGGCGCCGTCGCGGCGGCGCTGGAGACGCTCGCGGACCGGGACCCGGACGCCTTCGACGGCGACGAGGTGACCGTGGAGGTGGACGGCGAGTCCGTCACCGTCGACACGGAGGTGGCGAACTTCGGCGTCGAGACGGTGACGGAGGCGGGCGAACACGTCACCCCGCACGTGATGGAGCCGTCGTTCGGTGTCGACCGGACGGTGTTGACCCTCGTCGACCACGCCGTGCGCGACGACGAGGTCGACGGCGAGGAGCGGACGTACCTCGCCTTGGACCCCGAGGTCGCCCCGACGACGGCGGCCGTCTTCCCGCTGGTCTCGAACGACGACCGACTGGTCGCGCTGGCCGACGACGTGGCCGACGCGCTGCGCGAGCGCGGTCTGGCGGTGGCCGAGGACGACTCCGGCTCCATCGGGCGCCGCTACCGCCGACAGGACGAGGTCGGGACGCCGTTCTGCGTGACGGTGGACCGCGACGGGGTCGAGAGCGACGGTCCGGACACGGTGACGCTGCGGGAGCGTGACACCGCGGCACAGGTCCGGCTCCCGGTCGACGACGTGGCCGCCGAGGTCGCGGCGCTGGTCGACGCCGAGACGGAGACGACGTTCGCGGACCTCACGGACCGGTACACGGTCGTCGCGGCGGGGAGACTGTCGGAGGCGGCGGCCGACGCGGAGTCGTGA
- a CDS encoding dolichol kinase gives MSELGRRAIHLSGTAFPAAYLLDVVDYRGLQLLLGGFLVAVAVAEFVRLVVGYQHWVYDELTREYEADNVAGYALFFVGATLAAVVFRPSVAVPAVLMLSVGDPISGVLGSAEAGTAKEAGVLAVMFGVCLALALPFATATFATLPAVAVAAAGALAATLADGTTPVVAGYVIDDNFSIPPAAATAMWLVGQLV, from the coding sequence GTGAGCGAACTCGGCCGACGGGCGATCCACCTGTCGGGGACGGCGTTCCCGGCGGCGTACCTGCTCGACGTGGTCGACTACCGGGGGCTCCAGCTCCTGTTGGGTGGGTTCCTCGTCGCGGTGGCGGTGGCCGAGTTCGTCCGGCTGGTCGTCGGCTACCAGCACTGGGTGTACGACGAACTCACCCGCGAGTACGAGGCCGACAACGTCGCCGGGTACGCGCTGTTCTTCGTCGGGGCGACGCTGGCGGCGGTCGTCTTCCGCCCGTCGGTCGCGGTGCCGGCGGTGTTGATGCTGTCCGTCGGCGACCCCATCTCGGGCGTCCTCGGCTCGGCGGAGGCCGGGACGGCCAAGGAGGCGGGCGTGTTGGCGGTGATGTTCGGCGTCTGTCTCGCGCTGGCGCTGCCGTTCGCGACGGCGACGTTCGCGACGCTCCCAGCGGTGGCGGTGGCGGCGGCGGGTGCGCTGGCGGCCACGCTCGCGGACGGCACCACGCCGGTGGTCGCCGGCTACGTGATCGACGACAACTTCTCGATCCCACCCGCCGCCGCGACCGCGATGTGGCTCGTCGGCCAACTCGTGTGA
- the upp gene encoding uracil phosphoribosyltransferase: MPIEERGDAHLITHALAKHTLSRLRDVETEQVAFRKGLVKLGRICGYEIIDGAMETEYVSIETPLAETTGERVRGLDDVVIVNVLRAATPFVEGLLKAFPRAKQGVISAGRDESAGMADDGTFPITIDYTKLPEITSEDTVIVADPMLATGSTMCTVLDHVTEVGEEPEDLFVLSAVSAPDGLLRVSEAYPEADLLTVAIDDELDEDGFIVPGLGDAGDRAFRTQ; this comes from the coding sequence ATGCCAATCGAGGAACGAGGCGACGCGCACCTCATCACTCACGCGCTCGCCAAGCACACGCTGTCCCGACTCAGAGACGTCGAGACCGAACAGGTCGCCTTCCGGAAGGGACTCGTGAAGCTCGGCCGCATCTGTGGGTACGAGATCATCGACGGGGCGATGGAGACGGAGTACGTCTCCATCGAGACGCCGCTGGCCGAGACCACCGGCGAGCGCGTCCGCGGGCTCGACGACGTGGTGATCGTCAACGTCTTGCGGGCGGCGACGCCGTTCGTGGAGGGGCTCCTGAAGGCGTTCCCGCGGGCCAAACAGGGCGTCATCTCCGCCGGTCGCGACGAGTCTGCCGGGATGGCAGACGACGGCACATTCCCGATCACCATCGACTACACGAAACTCCCGGAGATCACGAGCGAGGACACCGTGATCGTCGCAGACCCGATGCTCGCGACCGGCTCGACGATGTGTACCGTCCTCGATCACGTGACCGAGGTCGGCGAGGAACCGGAGGACCTGTTCGTGCTCTCGGCGGTGTCGGCGCCCGACGGCCTGCTCCGCGTGAGCGAGGCGTACCCCGAGGCGGACCTGCTGACCGTCGCCATCGACGACGAACTCGACGAGGACGGGTTCATCGTCCCCGGACTGGGCGACGCCGGTGACCGCGCCTTCCGGACGCAGTGA
- a CDS encoding ArsR/SmtB family transcription factor: MADEEADLETIAGLLEDEYARAILRHTSVERLSASALADRCDTSKATAYRRIDRLKEHDLVEAYQELDPDGHHYETFVASFEELTVSLEDGEFHVAVERSTDPADQLTDLLGQLR; the protein is encoded by the coding sequence ATGGCGGACGAAGAGGCGGACCTGGAGACGATCGCCGGGCTGCTCGAAGACGAGTACGCCCGGGCGATCCTGCGTCACACGAGCGTCGAGCGCCTCTCGGCGTCGGCGCTGGCGGATCGGTGTGACACCTCCAAAGCGACCGCCTACCGCCGGATCGACCGCCTCAAGGAGCACGACCTCGTGGAGGCCTACCAGGAACTCGACCCGGACGGCCACCACTACGAGACGTTCGTCGCCTCCTTCGAGGAGTTGACCGTCTCGCTCGAGGACGGCGAGTTCCACGTGGCCGTCGAACGCAGCACCGACCCGGCGGACCAGCTCACCGACCTGCTCGGCCAACTCAGGTGA